From Topomyia yanbarensis strain Yona2022 chromosome 1, ASM3024719v1, whole genome shotgun sequence, one genomic window encodes:
- the LOC131676313 gene encoding uncharacterized protein LOC131676313 isoform X2, translating into MAEHLLQRFATMGSSSTAGPPSSMATLSQRIHHEPFVKYPVYGPGSGPDIYEDGGDFWQGESGPGFFPGGPPVPPPPPLPPFPFRAPYGKFGKTRFKGASVAVLTFIGFLFFLSVLQNYIRDYSTTNTPTVIVLSSGATKENQQQYPFLQKNDLHLSEEEHDEYQPNYKKAPAHGKRPKNQKRQTPSKVAPSKQASFSDLISVSGLKKK; encoded by the exons ATGGCAGAGCATCTTCTGCAACGCTTCGCTACCATGGGAAGCTCCAGTACGGCTGGACCGCCTTCGTCAATGGCGACACTTAGCCAACGGATTCACCATGAGCCGTTCGTCAAGTATCCGGTTTACGGTCCCGGCTCTGGACCGGACATCTACGAAGACGGTGGAGACTTCTGGCAGGGTGAAAGTGGTCCTGGTTTCTTCCCCGGTGGTCCCCCTGTGCCACCGCCGCCACCACTACCACCCTTTCCATTTCGAGCTCCATATGGCAAGTTTGGCAAAACTCGCTTCAAGGGAGCCTCCGTCGCAGTTTTAACATTCATCGGATTCCTATTCTTCCTCAGTGTGCTACAAAACTACATCCGGGATTATTCGACAACCAACACACCGACG GTAATCGTCCTGTCATCCGGGGCAACCAAGGAAAATCAACAACAGTACCCGTTTCTACAGAAGAACGATCTACACCTGAGCGAGGAGGAACATGACGAGTATCAACCCAACTACAAGAAAGCACCGGCGCACGGCAAACGTCCGAAAAATCAGAAGCGACAAACACCGTCGAAAGTTGCACCGTCAAAGCAGGCGTCGTTTTCCGATCTAATCAGTGTTAGTGGGTTGAAGAAGAAGTGA
- the LOC131676313 gene encoding uncharacterized protein LOC131676313 isoform X1 has protein sequence MAEHLLQRFATMGSSSTAGPPSSMATLSQRIHHEPFVKYPVYGPGSGPDIYEDGGDFWQGESGPGFFPGGPPVPPPPPLPPFPFRAPYGKFGKTRFKGASVAVLTFIGFLFFLSVLQNYIRDYSTTNTPTLFNSKKVIVLSSGATKENQQQYPFLQKNDLHLSEEEHDEYQPNYKKAPAHGKRPKNQKRQTPSKVAPSKQASFSDLISVSGLKKK, from the exons ATGGCAGAGCATCTTCTGCAACGCTTCGCTACCATGGGAAGCTCCAGTACGGCTGGACCGCCTTCGTCAATGGCGACACTTAGCCAACGGATTCACCATGAGCCGTTCGTCAAGTATCCGGTTTACGGTCCCGGCTCTGGACCGGACATCTACGAAGACGGTGGAGACTTCTGGCAGGGTGAAAGTGGTCCTGGTTTCTTCCCCGGTGGTCCCCCTGTGCCACCGCCGCCACCACTACCACCCTTTCCATTTCGAGCTCCATATGGCAAGTTTGGCAAAACTCGCTTCAAGGGAGCCTCCGTCGCAGTTTTAACATTCATCGGATTCCTATTCTTCCTCAGTGTGCTACAAAACTACATCCGGGATTATTCGACAACCAACACACCGACG CTTTTCAATTCCAAAAAGGTAATCGTCCTGTCATCCGGGGCAACCAAGGAAAATCAACAACAGTACCCGTTTCTACAGAAGAACGATCTACACCTGAGCGAGGAGGAACATGACGAGTATCAACCCAACTACAAGAAAGCACCGGCGCACGGCAAACGTCCGAAAAATCAGAAGCGACAAACACCGTCGAAAGTTGCACCGTCAAAGCAGGCGTCGTTTTCCGATCTAATCAGTGTTAGTGGGTTGAAGAAGAAGTGA